A section of the Deltaproteobacteria bacterium genome encodes:
- a CDS encoding efflux RND transporter permease subunit, with protein MKKMFRFIIRYARIFTLLIIILPLVAGVAAYRAMPKEGSPEVVVPIALVMTQYVGASPLEVESLVTNPLEDSLSELSEIEEMRSFSAESVSIIVTEFDIDADMEQMLQKVRDKVDEARKLLPDDVEEPEIEEINFSDIPIMIVSITGDMAPLKLRRLAEDTADELRLMPEVLDTEVAGGLNREIYIYLDPGSLNRFGLTILDVIGALQSSDISIPGGPVTISNRKFMLRTFTEIKQVEEYARIPLVERGDRVVFLGDVADIVDGHDEDVSYSRVDGEPSVTIAIKKRPGANILETSLKVREALEEMEKEFPNGVTAVVTADQGKFIKQGFETMNNSAVTGLIIVIIVLCFAMGLRNSVITSFSIPLSLLITFILLKVFGLTNNDMVRFSLVLCIGLLVDNAIIVVESAYHHYQLGKDRLTAIIDGVSEVALPVVSATLTTIAAFLPMLLMTGVTGKFMSFMPKTVSIALFSSLLVALIANPLILSRFMNRAIRDGKVVSPEEDLKYLKKLYSRIIIWSLNHRVFIITILTLGMFSVAGLFALKIVKIEMFPEADFDYIYITIETAPGTDVEVTRDIALQVEHIIISNVPETVRLVSSIGFKGQSAFEFSIGGAESSYAEITLELLDNKEYRRSSHKDIQQRIRPLLDAIPGADIRYRPIEWGPPTGSPINVKIFGHDLQTLNRISDDIKGILSGIPGAMEIQDDFQNAPPELKIHVDRARAAALGIPLISVSQTLRGATAGIKIKDFRDERDVSKKYDLTVRFSPESRTGVELLDRIKVRSATGTLVPLGSFATVTQGAGINQLRHIDRRRVVRMTAQNEDRSAVEITKELQEKLKEYPLPPGYSISYAGDIMETEESFASLRLAYIVAFILILTILVAQFNSFFQPFAIMAALPLSVMGAIVGLLVTGNNFSIMSFIGLVGLSGIVVNDSIVLVDRINQTRRAGMNMYDSVLDAGKHRLRPIISTTLTTIGGLITLTMTDKLWEGLGVVIIFGIAFATFLTLIVVPVSYTIFDAFGYYVISALRGARWKDHPAGRCFSFNRRRWARLQAFIILLVQAGVIYIVLRFTHVAGWFISQYQAIDVQAPTLLKTIIEAVVFYLTFLLEAGGFTMALLLPLWFGLLYLMCIRNCEGYYVAVTPEKVIVTSPVEKLVVEAGEILELERSRLKGHITIRTAMRRIVIGSIKEGRPPAVNNSLVKWLLRPAPGKAEIRSALDALYAALNEMKVKKEVEGPIT; from the coding sequence ATGAAAAAGATGTTCCGTTTCATCATCCGGTACGCCCGTATATTCACCCTGCTGATAATTATTCTCCCCCTTGTGGCCGGAGTCGCCGCCTATCGAGCCATGCCGAAGGAAGGGTCGCCTGAGGTCGTCGTTCCCATCGCGCTTGTCATGACGCAGTATGTCGGGGCCTCTCCTCTCGAAGTTGAAAGCCTTGTCACTAACCCTCTTGAAGATTCCCTGAGCGAGCTCTCGGAGATAGAAGAAATGCGGTCCTTCTCCGCCGAGAGCGTTTCCATCATCGTCACCGAGTTCGACATAGACGCCGATATGGAACAGATGCTCCAGAAGGTACGGGACAAGGTCGACGAGGCGAGAAAGCTGCTTCCCGATGACGTGGAAGAACCTGAAATAGAAGAGATCAATTTCAGCGACATTCCGATCATGATCGTCTCCATAACGGGCGATATGGCGCCCCTGAAGCTGAGGCGACTCGCGGAGGACACGGCTGATGAACTGCGACTGATGCCAGAGGTGCTCGATACGGAGGTCGCGGGCGGGCTCAACCGGGAGATCTATATCTATCTTGACCCGGGAAGCCTGAACCGTTTCGGGCTTACCATTCTGGACGTCATAGGGGCGCTCCAATCCTCCGATATCAGCATCCCCGGCGGCCCCGTGACGATCTCGAACCGCAAATTCATGCTCAGGACCTTCACGGAGATCAAACAGGTCGAGGAATACGCCCGCATTCCCCTCGTGGAGCGAGGCGACCGGGTGGTGTTTCTCGGCGATGTCGCCGACATCGTCGACGGTCATGACGAGGATGTCTCATACTCAAGGGTTGACGGCGAACCGTCCGTGACCATCGCCATCAAGAAACGCCCGGGGGCCAATATACTGGAAACATCCCTGAAGGTGCGCGAAGCCCTGGAAGAGATGGAAAAGGAGTTTCCCAACGGGGTAACGGCCGTGGTCACCGCCGACCAGGGAAAGTTCATAAAGCAGGGATTCGAGACCATGAACAACTCCGCCGTCACGGGTCTCATCATCGTCATCATCGTGCTCTGCTTCGCCATGGGGCTCCGCAATTCGGTCATCACGTCGTTCTCGATACCCCTGTCGCTTCTGATCACCTTCATCCTGCTGAAGGTCTTCGGGCTCACGAACAACGACATGGTCCGCTTCTCCCTCGTCCTGTGCATCGGTCTTCTCGTTGACAACGCCATCATCGTCGTCGAAAGCGCTTATCATCACTATCAACTGGGGAAGGACCGGCTCACGGCCATCATAGACGGCGTTTCGGAAGTGGCCCTGCCCGTGGTGTCGGCAACGCTCACCACCATAGCGGCGTTCCTGCCCATGCTCCTCATGACCGGTGTGACGGGAAAGTTCATGAGCTTCATGCCCAAGACCGTCTCGATCGCCCTCTTCTCGTCCCTTCTCGTCGCATTGATCGCAAACCCGCTCATTCTGTCGAGATTCATGAACCGGGCAATACGGGACGGCAAGGTCGTCAGTCCCGAGGAAGACCTGAAATACCTGAAAAAACTTTACAGCCGCATCATCATCTGGTCATTGAACCACCGCGTTTTCATCATCACCATACTGACGCTCGGCATGTTTTCCGTGGCGGGGCTTTTCGCCCTCAAGATCGTGAAGATCGAGATGTTTCCCGAGGCCGATTTCGACTATATCTACATCACGATCGAAACAGCGCCCGGAACGGACGTAGAAGTGACCCGGGACATCGCCCTGCAGGTGGAACATATCATCATCTCCAATGTGCCGGAAACGGTGAGGCTCGTCTCAAGCATCGGGTTCAAGGGGCAGAGCGCTTTTGAGTTCAGCATAGGAGGGGCGGAATCCAGCTACGCCGAGATCACCCTCGAACTGCTCGACAACAAGGAGTACCGCCGCTCCTCGCACAAGGACATCCAGCAGCGTATCCGTCCGCTCCTCGACGCCATTCCCGGCGCCGACATCCGGTACCGCCCCATCGAATGGGGCCCACCCACGGGCAGTCCAATCAACGTAAAGATCTTCGGTCACGATCTCCAGACGTTGAACCGGATCAGCGATGATATCAAAGGTATCCTTTCCGGGATACCCGGCGCGATGGAGATACAGGACGACTTCCAGAACGCGCCGCCGGAGCTGAAGATCCATGTCGACCGTGCCAGGGCGGCCGCCCTCGGCATTCCTCTCATCTCCGTTTCACAGACCCTCCGGGGCGCCACGGCGGGGATCAAGATAAAGGACTTCCGGGATGAGCGGGATGTTTCAAAAAAATATGACCTCACGGTGCGGTTTTCCCCGGAATCACGGACCGGCGTGGAACTGCTCGACAGGATCAAGGTACGGTCAGCGACGGGGACCCTCGTCCCCCTCGGATCCTTTGCCACCGTCACACAGGGGGCCGGGATCAATCAGCTCCGTCACATCGACCGCCGCCGGGTCGTGCGGATGACCGCCCAGAATGAGGACCGGTCTGCCGTGGAGATCACCAAGGAACTGCAGGAAAAGCTCAAGGAGTATCCCCTTCCGCCGGGATATTCCATCTCATATGCCGGTGACATCATGGAAACCGAAGAGTCATTCGCGAGCCTCCGCCTCGCCTATATCGTGGCCTTTATCCTGATCCTGACCATCCTGGTGGCTCAGTTCAATTCATTTTTCCAGCCCTTTGCCATCATGGCAGCCCTGCCCCTGTCCGTCATGGGCGCCATTGTGGGCCTCTTGGTTACGGGAAACAATTTTTCGATCATGAGCTTCATCGGTCTCGTGGGTCTCTCGGGAATCGTCGTCAACGACTCGATCGTCTTGGTGGACCGGATCAATCAGACCCGCCGGGCCGGCATGAACATGTACGACTCCGTGCTGGACGCCGGCAAACACCGGCTGCGGCCCATCATATCGACGACATTGACGACCATCGGCGGCCTGATCACCCTGACCATGACCGACAAGCTCTGGGAAGGACTGGGAGTGGTCATCATTTTCGGCATCGCTTTCGCCACCTTCCTGACGCTCATCGTCGTACCCGTTTCCTACACCATCTTCGACGCCTTCGGGTATTACGTCATTTCCGCCCTGCGCGGCGCCCGGTGGAAGGATCATCCGGCGGGCCGCTGTTTTTCCTTCAACCGCCGGCGATGGGCACGCCTGCAGGCCTTCATTATCCTCCTGGTCCAGGCCGGGGTCATTTACATCGTTCTGAGGTTCACCCACGTGGCCGGCTGGTTTATCAGCCAGTATCAGGCGATCGATGTCCAGGCCCCGACGTTGCTGAAGACCATCATCGAAGCCGTCGTCTTCTACCTCACCTTTCTGCTTGAGGCGGGCGGTTTCACGATGGCGCTCCTGCTTCCCCTGTGGTTCGGTCTCCTCTACCTCATGTGCATCCGGAATTGCGAGGGATATTACGTGGCCGTGACGCCGGAAAAGGTTATCGTGACATCCCCCGTGGAAAAACTGGTGGTCGAAGCGGGTGAGATCCTGGAACTGGAACGCTCGCGTTTGAAGGGTCACATCACCATCAGAACGGCGATGCGGCGCATCGTTATCGGTTCTATCAAAGAGGGCCGCCCGCCGGCCGTGAACAACTCCCTGGTGAAGTGGCTTCTCAGGCCGGCCCCGGGAAAGGCCGAAATACGGAGTGCTCTCGACGCGCTGTATGCCGCGCTGAACGAAATGAAAGTAAAGAAAGAAGTGGAGGGACCGATCACATGA